One Pseudonocardia sediminis DNA window includes the following coding sequences:
- a CDS encoding PaaI family thioesterase produces the protein MSTRHDDDAEVCPAGFEPLHSSAFVEFLGPVYVSVATPGEDAPRFRVLVRPVHANTHGHAHGGFLAAVLDAAAGHGTRRILGEPSGLRTVTTTLDHVAPVAVGQWAEITVTLDRAGRRTAFACCRVHADDVLVARASVVLSRPPRA, from the coding sequence GTGAGCACGCGACACGACGACGACGCCGAGGTGTGCCCGGCCGGCTTCGAGCCGCTGCACTCCTCGGCGTTCGTCGAGTTCCTGGGCCCGGTCTACGTCTCCGTCGCGACGCCCGGCGAGGACGCACCGCGGTTCCGGGTCCTCGTACGACCGGTCCACGCGAACACCCACGGGCACGCGCACGGCGGGTTCCTGGCCGCCGTCCTCGACGCCGCGGCCGGGCACGGCACCCGCCGGATCCTCGGCGAGCCCAGCGGCCTGCGCACGGTCACGACGACGCTGGACCACGTCGCCCCGGTCGCGGTCGGGCAGTGGGCCGAGATCACCGTGACGCTCGACCGCGCCGGTCGCCGGACGGCGTTCGCCTGCTGCCGCGTCCACGCCGACGACGTCCTCGTCGCCCGCGCCTCGGTCGTGCTCAGCCGCCCGCCGAGAGCCTGA
- a CDS encoding VOC family protein, which produces MAFPGLQHIAITVTDLERSTQWYSRLFGADPVLDEDEEGGQFHHTVYALDGGMLFGLHTHHGKESGDAADEHRTGLDHVGFAVGSHAELEQWAKKLDELGIANGGVKKAHYGSGVSFRDPDNIGLEFFTGPE; this is translated from the coding sequence GTGGCCTTCCCCGGCTTGCAGCACATCGCGATCACCGTGACCGACCTCGAACGCAGCACCCAGTGGTACAGCCGCCTGTTCGGGGCCGACCCGGTCCTGGACGAGGACGAGGAGGGCGGCCAGTTCCACCACACCGTCTACGCCCTCGACGGCGGGATGCTCTTCGGCCTGCACACCCACCACGGCAAGGAGTCCGGCGACGCCGCCGACGAGCACCGCACCGGTCTCGACCACGTCGGTTTCGCCGTGGGCTCGCACGCCGAGCTGGAGCAGTGGGCGAAGAAGCTCGACGAGCTCGGCATCGCCAACGGCGGAGTGAAGAAGGCCCACTACGGCAGCGGCGTCTCCTTCCGCGACCCCGACAACATCGGGCTGGAGTTCTTCACCGGCCCCGAGTGA
- a CDS encoding arabinosyltransferase domain-containing protein, whose amino-acid sequence MSTETRSTRPAPLTVAMLVAGVLGLLAAVLMPFAPVMDHDTTVTWPEAGRAPASTTAFFVPYAPESVQVTVPCPVVRAGLSRDTATTLVGSDMPGADTTGFTVSTADGALVVLVGGRQVYREPVPIGASCGIELTADGAGTVLRPGGADPVTLPGDRVRTVRAFATDLPAGDATGVRVVARAADWFDVTSTGAKTALLVVQLLLAAASLALLALADRRRHGTRPRSRDSTARVWRARAGAAVSPRAWARRGADLAVLAVLAVWTVIGPLTTDDGFSEGIVRNAAGTDAFTNYYRWENASETPFTFVLRLLQPLVDAGANPLVLRVPSLVCGLLVWLLLSRVALPALLPRHRRSVAVRLLLAGSLLIWWMPFDLGVRPEPFTAVSVTAVLAFVLRAAYRPGRHGLAWLGLTAFALGIALATAPSAVAAAGPVLVALPRLWRLARGGAAGAAGLVRAGAVTAATAALAGVGLVVMFAGQSWYTVSRATEMHAFYGPNVAWYNEIKRYEYLLAFDSEQGGLGRRVPVLLTLALLVAVVPLLARGAQRLPGMGRVPVPALGLLAGMALLWLTPSKWTHYFGSLAGIGAAALTAGVVLLVVAARERAGQPAVRLAAGAGAVAVVVAAALAYAGRNTWFIYSRYGVVNDEGPWRPLNTPLPWLVLAAVVLLAGAVRFRGHGGGRAGIARMLVRLPGLLAVVVTVTTVVVLLYSLAVAPGRQAGSYSVGGQMAQHLAGADTCGLIDDVVTTIDVPGGTLAPGPGTPELAGFTSGGGYRGTPSSLPGSGASRFLWGSSLNGAISTGTLTSQWFVLPKVPADQELAVNVSGRTGQGNRLALEFARDGGGLQTPVGQRVLDDTATAPESQPEYPSDRVVEDAPLFRDEWRPLHLAPSAIPPGADLVRVRATDGATDPGGFIAVTGPRLRDVLPVRPQLATGGPVFVDWTLLWSAPCVRDSPRVTGGLAQAPGTLLKAPSDIGFSGEASFVTGIGGSFGPMSVIGTESVVPTRLEGSQTRPAYSDWGSLVRVTYPIARDAYDTAGTRVWRWGWEGDRTPLGYPERPAP is encoded by the coding sequence ATGAGTACCGAGACCCGTTCGACCCGTCCGGCGCCGCTGACCGTGGCGATGCTGGTGGCCGGGGTGCTCGGCCTGCTGGCGGCGGTGCTGATGCCGTTCGCTCCGGTGATGGACCACGACACGACCGTCACCTGGCCGGAGGCGGGGCGGGCACCGGCGTCGACGACGGCGTTCTTCGTGCCCTACGCCCCGGAGTCGGTGCAGGTCACCGTGCCGTGCCCGGTGGTACGCGCCGGGCTCTCCCGCGACACGGCCACGACACTGGTCGGCTCGGACATGCCCGGCGCGGACACCACCGGTTTCACGGTCTCCACCGCCGACGGCGCGCTGGTCGTGCTGGTCGGCGGCCGCCAGGTCTACCGGGAGCCGGTGCCGATCGGGGCCTCCTGCGGCATCGAGCTCACCGCCGACGGCGCGGGGACCGTGCTGCGCCCCGGCGGCGCCGACCCGGTGACGCTGCCCGGTGACCGGGTCCGCACGGTCCGGGCCTTCGCCACCGACCTCCCGGCCGGCGACGCGACCGGCGTGCGGGTCGTGGCCCGGGCGGCGGACTGGTTCGACGTCACCTCGACCGGGGCCAAGACCGCGCTGCTCGTCGTCCAGCTCCTGCTCGCGGCCGCGTCGCTGGCGCTGCTCGCCCTCGCCGACCGGCGCCGCCACGGCACCCGCCCCCGTTCCCGGGACTCGACCGCGCGGGTGTGGCGCGCCCGCGCCGGTGCCGCGGTGTCGCCGCGGGCCTGGGCCCGGCGCGGCGCCGACCTCGCCGTCCTGGCGGTCCTCGCCGTGTGGACCGTGATCGGCCCGCTGACCACCGACGACGGGTTCAGCGAGGGCATCGTCCGCAACGCGGCCGGCACCGACGCGTTCACCAACTACTACCGCTGGGAGAACGCCTCCGAGACACCGTTCACGTTCGTCCTGCGGCTGCTGCAGCCCCTCGTCGACGCCGGGGCGAACCCGCTCGTGCTGCGGGTCCCCAGCCTGGTGTGCGGGCTGCTGGTCTGGCTGCTGCTGAGCCGGGTCGCGCTCCCGGCGCTGCTCCCCCGCCACCGGCGGTCGGTGGCGGTGCGGCTGCTGCTCGCCGGGTCCCTGTTGATCTGGTGGATGCCGTTCGACCTGGGGGTGCGGCCCGAGCCGTTCACCGCGGTGTCGGTGACGGCGGTGCTCGCGTTCGTCCTCCGCGCCGCGTACCGGCCGGGCCGGCACGGGCTGGCCTGGCTCGGCCTGACCGCGTTCGCCCTGGGTATCGCGCTGGCCACCGCCCCGTCCGCGGTGGCCGCGGCGGGCCCGGTGCTGGTGGCGCTGCCGCGGCTGTGGCGCCTGGCCCGCGGCGGTGCCGCCGGCGCCGCCGGGCTGGTGCGCGCGGGTGCGGTGACGGCCGCGACGGCGGCCCTGGCCGGTGTCGGCCTGGTCGTGATGTTCGCCGGTCAGAGCTGGTACACGGTGTCCCGGGCGACCGAGATGCACGCGTTCTACGGCCCCAACGTGGCCTGGTACAACGAGATCAAGCGCTACGAGTACCTGCTCGCGTTCGACAGCGAGCAGGGCGGGCTGGGCCGCCGGGTCCCGGTGCTGCTGACGCTCGCGCTGCTGGTCGCGGTCGTGCCGCTGCTGGCCCGCGGGGCGCAGCGGCTACCCGGGATGGGCCGGGTCCCGGTCCCGGCGCTCGGCCTGCTCGCCGGGATGGCGCTGCTGTGGCTGACGCCGTCGAAGTGGACGCACTACTTCGGCTCGCTGGCCGGGATCGGCGCCGCGGCGCTGACGGCCGGTGTCGTGCTGCTGGTCGTCGCGGCGCGGGAACGGGCGGGGCAGCCCGCCGTGCGCCTGGCCGCCGGGGCCGGAGCGGTGGCGGTGGTCGTGGCGGCGGCGCTGGCCTACGCGGGGCGCAACACCTGGTTCATCTACTCGCGCTACGGCGTGGTGAACGACGAGGGTCCCTGGCGCCCGCTGAACACCCCGCTGCCCTGGCTCGTGCTCGCCGCGGTGGTGCTGCTCGCCGGGGCGGTGCGCTTCCGGGGCCACGGCGGCGGCCGCGCGGGGATCGCCCGGATGCTCGTACGGCTGCCGGGCCTGCTGGCCGTGGTCGTGACGGTCACGACCGTCGTCGTCCTGCTCTACTCCCTCGCCGTCGCCCCCGGGCGCCAGGCCGGCAGCTACTCGGTCGGCGGGCAGATGGCGCAGCACCTCGCCGGCGCCGACACCTGCGGGCTGATCGACGACGTCGTCACCACGATCGACGTCCCCGGCGGGACCCTGGCACCCGGGCCGGGCACCCCCGAGCTGGCCGGGTTCACCTCCGGCGGCGGTTACCGCGGCACCCCGTCCTCGCTGCCGGGCTCCGGGGCGTCGCGGTTCCTGTGGGGCAGCTCGCTGAACGGTGCGATCTCCACCGGGACGCTGACCAGCCAGTGGTTCGTCCTGCCGAAGGTCCCCGCCGACCAGGAGCTCGCCGTGAACGTGAGCGGCCGGACCGGGCAGGGCAACCGGCTCGCGCTGGAGTTCGCCCGTGACGGCGGCGGCCTGCAGACCCCCGTCGGCCAACGGGTCCTCGACGACACCGCCACCGCGCCGGAGTCGCAGCCGGAGTACCCGAGCGACCGCGTCGTCGAGGACGCCCCGCTCTTCCGCGACGAGTGGCGGCCGCTGCACCTGGCTCCGTCGGCGATCCCGCCCGGCGCCGACCTGGTCCGGGTGCGGGCCACCGACGGGGCCACCGACCCCGGCGGGTTCATCGCCGTGACCGGGCCGCGGCTGCGCGACGTTCTGCCGGTGCGGCCGCAGCTCGCCACCGGTGGTCCGGTGTTCGTGGACTGGACGCTGCTGTGGTCGGCGCCGTGCGTGCGCGACAGCCCGCGCGTCACCGGCGGCCTCGCGCAGGCACCGGGGACGCTGCTGAAGGCCCCGTCCGACATCGGCTTCTCCGGTGAGGCATCGTTCGTGACCGGCATCGGCGGCAGTTTCGGCCCGATGTCGGTGATCGGCACCGAGAGCGTCGTCCCGACCCGTCTGGAGGGCTCTCAGACCCGGCCCGCCTACTCCGACTGGGGCTCGCTGGTGCGGGTCACCTACCCGATCGCGCGCGACGCCTACGACACCGCCGGGACGAGGGTGTGGCGCTGGGGCTGGGAGGGCGACCGGACCCCGCTGGGCTACCCGGAGCGGCCCGCACCCTGA
- a CDS encoding molybdopterin-dependent oxidoreductase: protein MTTTAPPPPTETRPVSLSRPWAALLGVLGVGSALAVGDLVAGLINPPTSPFLAVGNQFIRITPEALKQFAIATFGVYDKVALLGGMAVVIAALAVVAGLASRRRSGPGLTVIVVMGLVATLCAVLAPTFGALDLVPPFASLVIGFAVFLVLHRVSTSSAATTRAADDDPSRAPEAGVARRRAFALTGGVLAGTVLAGVVGRVLGGGSAAEASRAAVGALPAAPTPAPLIPAGADFAANGTPSFVTASEDFYRIDTALQLPQVRTASWSLRIHGMVDRELTFTFDQLRARRLVEVPITMTCVSNPVGGFLMSTAVFTGVPLAELLAEAGVRPGAQQVFSTSVDGFTTGTPVAALTDGRDAMLAIGMNGAALPVEHGFPVRMVVPGLYGYVSGCKWITDMEVTTWAARTPYWEARDWAQEAPVKTQSRIDVPKPDARVRAGQVVVAGTAWAQRTGIARVEVRADGGRWQAAELATEVGVDTWRMWRATLTLPAGRHQLQVRALDRSGYLQTSVEQVSIPDGATGWHTVSVTAA from the coding sequence ATGACGACGACGGCGCCACCGCCTCCGACCGAGACCCGCCCCGTGTCGTTGTCGCGCCCGTGGGCCGCGCTGCTGGGGGTTCTCGGCGTCGGTTCCGCCCTGGCCGTCGGCGACCTCGTGGCCGGGTTGATCAACCCGCCGACGTCGCCGTTCCTGGCCGTCGGTAACCAGTTCATCCGGATCACCCCGGAGGCGCTCAAGCAGTTCGCGATCGCGACGTTCGGTGTCTACGACAAGGTCGCGTTGCTCGGCGGTATGGCCGTGGTGATCGCCGCGCTGGCGGTCGTGGCGGGTCTGGCCAGCCGTCGCCGTTCCGGACCGGGGCTGACCGTGATCGTGGTGATGGGCCTGGTCGCGACCCTGTGCGCGGTCCTCGCGCCGACGTTCGGCGCACTGGACCTCGTCCCCCCGTTCGCCTCGCTGGTGATCGGGTTCGCCGTGTTCCTCGTCCTGCACCGCGTGTCGACGAGCTCCGCTGCGACGACGCGGGCCGCCGACGACGACCCGTCCCGGGCTCCGGAGGCCGGCGTCGCCCGGCGTCGCGCGTTCGCCCTGACCGGCGGGGTGCTGGCCGGCACGGTGCTGGCCGGTGTGGTCGGGCGCGTGCTCGGCGGCGGCAGTGCCGCGGAGGCGTCCCGTGCGGCGGTGGGCGCGCTGCCCGCCGCGCCGACCCCGGCCCCGCTCATCCCGGCCGGCGCCGACTTCGCCGCGAACGGGACCCCCTCGTTCGTCACCGCGTCCGAGGACTTCTACCGGATCGACACCGCCCTGCAGCTCCCGCAGGTGCGGACGGCGTCGTGGTCGCTGCGCATCCACGGGATGGTCGACCGGGAGCTGACGTTCACGTTCGACCAGCTCCGCGCCCGCCGTCTCGTCGAGGTCCCGATCACGATGACCTGCGTGTCCAACCCCGTCGGCGGGTTCCTGATGTCGACGGCGGTGTTCACCGGTGTGCCGCTGGCCGAGCTGCTCGCCGAGGCCGGCGTCCGCCCCGGCGCCCAGCAGGTGTTCTCCACCAGCGTCGACGGCTTCACCACCGGCACCCCGGTCGCGGCGCTGACCGACGGCCGCGACGCCATGCTCGCGATCGGGATGAACGGCGCGGCCCTGCCGGTCGAGCACGGGTTCCCGGTCCGGATGGTCGTGCCCGGCCTCTACGGCTACGTCTCCGGCTGCAAGTGGATCACCGACATGGAGGTCACCACCTGGGCCGCCCGCACCCCGTACTGGGAGGCGCGCGACTGGGCCCAGGAGGCGCCGGTCAAGACCCAGTCCCGGATCGACGTCCCGAAGCCCGACGCCCGCGTCCGGGCGGGGCAGGTCGTCGTCGCCGGGACCGCGTGGGCACAGCGCACCGGCATCGCGCGCGTCGAGGTCCGGGCCGACGGCGGCCGCTGGCAGGCCGCCGAGCTCGCCACCGAGGTCGGCGTGGACACCTGGCGGATGTGGCGGGCCACGCTGACCCTGCCCGCGGGGCGTCACCAGCTGCAGGTCCGGGCGCTCGACAGGTCCGGCTACCTGCAGACCTCGGTCGAGCAGGTCTCGATCCCGGACGGCGCGACCGGCTGGCACACCGTGTCGGTCACGGCCGCGTGA
- a CDS encoding LysR family transcriptional regulator — MELSLPRLRMLRELHRRGTVTAAATALHYTASAVSQQLAQLERDVGAKLFERLGRRVQLTDLGVLLADHAEEILGSVERATLALEEASESISVRLTAGVWASVASGLLPTALTALAATHPGIEVRTRELAPEDTAGAVRDGALDLSFVIDYANYPMPWDPGLERAVIAVERLYAAVPAGAVPAASVTLPELADHPWILPGSRSHFGHAARLACQSSGFEPRINHEVEEQSTALAMVAAGLGVTLVSDLGLALRPPGIDVVALGDALTRTVSVAYRTRSARRSALHLVIDAVRTAAAEKGLGAHEPMVLP; from the coding sequence ATGGAGCTGTCGTTGCCGAGGCTGAGGATGCTGCGTGAGCTACATCGCCGTGGCACGGTGACCGCGGCGGCCACGGCACTGCACTACACCGCCTCCGCGGTGTCCCAGCAGCTCGCCCAGCTCGAGCGCGACGTCGGCGCGAAGCTGTTCGAAAGGCTGGGACGCCGAGTCCAGCTGACCGATCTGGGTGTCCTGCTCGCCGACCACGCCGAGGAGATCCTCGGCTCGGTGGAGCGCGCGACGCTGGCCCTCGAGGAGGCCAGCGAGTCGATCTCGGTGCGGCTGACGGCCGGGGTCTGGGCCTCGGTCGCCTCGGGCCTGCTGCCGACGGCGCTGACCGCGCTGGCGGCCACCCACCCCGGGATCGAGGTCCGCACCCGCGAGCTCGCCCCCGAGGACACCGCCGGGGCGGTCCGCGACGGAGCCCTGGACCTCTCCTTCGTCATCGACTACGCGAACTACCCGATGCCCTGGGACCCCGGCCTGGAACGGGCGGTGATCGCCGTCGAGCGCCTCTACGCCGCGGTCCCGGCCGGCGCCGTCCCCGCGGCGAGCGTCACGCTGCCCGAGCTGGCCGACCACCCGTGGATCCTGCCCGGGTCGCGCTCGCACTTCGGGCATGCCGCCCGGCTGGCCTGTCAGAGCAGCGGGTTCGAGCCGCGGATCAACCACGAGGTCGAGGAGCAGTCCACGGCGCTGGCGATGGTGGCGGCGGGGCTGGGCGTCACCCTCGTCTCCGACCTCGGGCTGGCGCTGCGCCCGCCCGGGATCGACGTCGTCGCCCTCGGCGACGCACTGACCCGCACCGTCTCGGTCGCCTACCGGACCCGGTCGGCGCGCCGCTCCGCCCTGCACCTGGTGATCGACGCCGTCCGGACGGCCGCCGCGGAGAAGGGCCTGGGCGCGCACGAGCCGATGGTGCTGCCCTGA
- a CDS encoding Glu/Leu/Phe/Val dehydrogenase dimerization domain-containing protein, whose product MRVQWTDPVTGAVGYLVVHTLRAGLATGGTRMRAGCTMTEVEDLARGMANKTATFDLPIGGAKGGVDFDPKDPRAVEVLERFCEAMRPWIDAHWVTAEDLGVPQHLIDEVFARLGLGQSYHAAISRAADPAATMERVHAGLNAVVPGDMLLGDVIGGYGVAHACIAAAVSWGQAPVDTTVAIQGIGTMGGGAAWYLHEAGMKVVAVADAAGTLYQPDGLDIPALLDLRDAYGEVDRARLPEGVQQLPRNAVMAANVDILVPAAISYAITPDNTYDVAARVVVEAANAATTPEAEAMLAARNIPVLPDFVANAGAVVWAWWLLLGEVDDDPDTSFDRLRTVMHTKVSQLLARWTDEGITPRQTGHEFAAAHANDNKGKVVIP is encoded by the coding sequence ATGCGGGTCCAGTGGACGGACCCGGTGACCGGTGCCGTCGGCTACCTCGTCGTCCACACGCTGCGCGCGGGCCTCGCCACCGGCGGCACCCGGATGCGTGCCGGCTGCACGATGACCGAGGTCGAGGACCTCGCCCGCGGCATGGCCAACAAGACCGCGACGTTCGACCTGCCGATCGGCGGCGCCAAGGGCGGCGTCGACTTCGACCCGAAGGACCCCCGCGCCGTCGAGGTGCTGGAGCGCTTCTGCGAGGCCATGCGCCCGTGGATCGACGCGCACTGGGTGACCGCGGAGGACCTCGGCGTCCCGCAGCACCTGATCGACGAGGTGTTCGCCCGCCTCGGACTGGGCCAGAGCTACCACGCCGCGATCAGCCGTGCGGCCGACCCGGCCGCCACCATGGAGCGGGTGCACGCCGGCCTCAACGCCGTCGTCCCCGGCGACATGCTGCTCGGTGACGTGATCGGTGGCTACGGCGTGGCGCACGCCTGTATCGCCGCGGCCGTCTCGTGGGGACAGGCGCCGGTCGACACCACCGTCGCCATCCAGGGCATCGGCACCATGGGCGGCGGCGCCGCCTGGTACCTGCACGAGGCCGGGATGAAGGTCGTCGCCGTCGCGGACGCGGCTGGCACCCTCTACCAGCCCGACGGTCTCGACATCCCGGCGCTGCTCGACCTGCGTGACGCCTACGGCGAGGTCGACCGCGCCCGCCTGCCCGAGGGCGTGCAGCAGCTCCCGCGCAACGCCGTCATGGCCGCCAACGTCGACATCCTCGTCCCGGCCGCGATCTCCTACGCGATCACCCCGGACAACACCTACGACGTCGCCGCGCGCGTCGTCGTCGAGGCCGCGAACGCCGCCACCACGCCGGAGGCGGAGGCCATGCTGGCCGCCCGCAACATCCCGGTGCTTCCGGACTTCGTCGCCAACGCCGGCGCCGTCGTGTGGGCCTGGTGGCTCCTGCTCGGCGAGGTCGACGACGACCCGGACACCTCGTTCGACCGCCTGCGCACCGTGATGCACACCAAGGTCTCGCAGCTGCTCGCCCGCTGGACCGACGAGGGCATCACCCCGCGCCAGACCGGCCACGAGTTCGCCGCCGCGCACGCCAACGACAACAAGGGCAAGGTCGTCATCCCCTGA
- a CDS encoding TetR/AcrR family transcriptional regulator, translated as MSDEVKTPNGRAARTEARVVSAATALFLERGYQGTTLADVAAAAGVGARTVYVRFGTKAALLRRAIDVALVGDTLPIDVAHRDWSVTAMTAPTLHERVAAQASGGRALMERVGPLLAVAGQAEPVEAEIAAAAQAGREETVRQVRAFWAALGRDGLLHPGADPDWAGATTALLATADTYLLITRTLRWTPAEYETWIHRTWMHLATTPGPA; from the coding sequence GTGTCCGACGAGGTCAAGACGCCGAACGGCCGAGCCGCCCGCACCGAGGCGCGCGTCGTCTCCGCCGCGACCGCGCTCTTCCTGGAGCGCGGCTACCAGGGCACGACGCTGGCCGACGTCGCCGCGGCGGCCGGGGTCGGCGCGCGGACGGTCTACGTCCGGTTCGGGACGAAGGCGGCCCTGTTGCGCCGGGCGATCGACGTCGCGCTCGTCGGGGACACGCTGCCGATCGACGTGGCGCACCGGGACTGGTCGGTCACCGCGATGACGGCCCCGACGCTGCACGAGCGCGTCGCGGCGCAGGCCTCCGGCGGGCGGGCCCTGATGGAGCGGGTCGGGCCGCTGCTGGCGGTGGCGGGGCAGGCCGAGCCGGTCGAGGCCGAGATCGCCGCGGCCGCGCAGGCCGGGCGGGAGGAGACGGTCCGGCAGGTGCGGGCGTTCTGGGCGGCGCTGGGCCGTGACGGGCTGCTGCACCCCGGCGCCGATCCGGACTGGGCCGGCGCGACGACCGCGCTGCTCGCGACCGCGGACACCTACCTGCTGATCACGAGGACCCTGCGCTGGACGCCGGCGGAGTACGAGACGTGGATCCACCGCACGTGGATGCACCTGGCGACGACGCCCGGCCCCGCCTGA
- a CDS encoding VOC family protein gives MSDVDVPVLAGVHHLKLPVSDLDRSRAWYESRLGYRVAAEFVEQGVLMGLALSHPDGGPDLALRLDPDRARAAAGFDYFSIGVPGQAEIEALAARLTGMGESHAGVHWASIGWILPMLHDPDGHEVRFYTVAHHRDLDPDGVTVITDPRETSERHEAAAAERM, from the coding sequence ATGAGTGACGTCGACGTGCCGGTGCTGGCCGGGGTGCACCATCTGAAGCTGCCGGTGTCCGACCTGGACCGCTCCCGGGCCTGGTACGAGTCGCGCCTGGGCTACCGCGTCGCGGCGGAGTTCGTCGAGCAGGGTGTGCTGATGGGACTGGCTCTGTCGCATCCGGACGGCGGGCCGGACCTGGCTCTGCGCCTCGACCCGGATCGGGCCCGCGCGGCGGCCGGCTTCGACTACTTCTCGATCGGCGTCCCCGGGCAGGCCGAGATCGAGGCACTGGCGGCCCGGCTGACGGGGATGGGGGAGTCCCACGCCGGTGTGCACTGGGCCTCGATCGGCTGGATCCTGCCGATGCTGCACGACCCGGACGGGCACGAGGTGCGCTTCTACACCGTCGCGCACCACCGCGATCTCGACCCGGACGGCGTCACGGTGATCACCGACCCGCGGGAGACCTCGGAACGGCACGAGGCGGCGGCGGCCGAGCGGATGTAG
- a CDS encoding LacI family DNA-binding transcriptional regulator has translation MVRRARSGQVGVVDLARELGVSTATVSRALNDSRAVRPELAERIRAHAHERGYVPNRLARALSASVSRAFVGFVVPYVDTPAYSAVAAECARLLSAGGTQMILTITENDPERELRQLRELTASRVAGLVISPSTHMLPESRELLASIPVVELHRASGITAPGVFSDDERVLDEAVGHLAGLGHRAIAYLGTPEALSNGAARLQGVRHAMGAAGLDPDAMAVHLAEPTPGNGRRGVDALLDARPAPTALLVVGGALSIGTAQRVRERGLRLPDDLSLVVYGDPVWFALSDPPLTTIRVSYSEHARRAAEMLTDLLGEDPDARPAPGPHLVVPELRVAGSTGPPRHG, from the coding sequence ATGGTCCGGCGCGCACGGTCGGGACAGGTCGGGGTCGTCGACCTGGCCCGGGAGCTCGGCGTGTCCACCGCGACGGTGTCCCGGGCACTCAACGACAGCCGTGCGGTGCGCCCCGAGCTGGCCGAGCGGATCCGCGCGCACGCCCACGAGCGGGGGTACGTGCCGAACCGGCTGGCCCGGGCGCTCTCGGCCAGCGTGAGCCGGGCGTTCGTCGGGTTCGTGGTGCCCTACGTGGACACCCCGGCCTACTCGGCGGTGGCCGCGGAGTGCGCGCGGCTGCTCTCCGCCGGCGGCACGCAGATGATCCTCACGATCACCGAGAACGACCCGGAGCGGGAGCTGCGCCAGCTGCGCGAGCTGACCGCGAGCCGGGTCGCCGGGCTGGTGATCTCGCCGAGCACGCACATGCTCCCGGAGAGCCGGGAGCTGCTCGCGTCGATCCCGGTGGTCGAGCTGCACCGGGCCAGCGGCATCACCGCACCGGGCGTGTTCAGCGACGACGAGCGGGTGCTCGACGAGGCGGTCGGGCACCTGGCCGGGCTGGGGCACCGCGCCATCGCCTACCTCGGCACGCCGGAGGCGCTCTCGAACGGTGCGGCCCGGCTGCAGGGGGTGCGGCATGCGATGGGCGCGGCTGGGCTGGACCCGGACGCCATGGCGGTGCACCTGGCCGAACCCACGCCGGGGAACGGGCGCCGCGGCGTCGACGCGCTTCTCGACGCCCGACCGGCCCCGACCGCGCTGCTGGTGGTGGGCGGTGCGCTCTCGATCGGTACCGCCCAGCGGGTCCGCGAGCGGGGCCTGCGGCTGCCGGACGACCTGTCGCTCGTCGTCTACGGCGACCCCGTCTGGTTCGCCCTCAGCGACCCGCCGCTGACCACGATCCGCGTGTCCTACTCCGAGCACGCCCGCCGGGCAGCGGAGATGCTCACCGACCTGCTGGGCGAGGACCCGGACGCGCGCCCCGCGCCCGGGCCGCACCTGGTCGTCCCGGAGCTGAGGGTCGCCGGTTCCACGGGCCCGCCCCGTCACGGCTGA